From the Pieris napi chromosome 20, ilPieNapi1.2, whole genome shotgun sequence genome, one window contains:
- the LOC125059941 gene encoding U2 snRNP-associated SURP motif-containing protein, with protein sequence MSNRGLTKKELEELRKKEEEEAAAHVFKEFVETFQEVPSSTSKVWVKAGTYDAGARKEDTSERGKLYKPISRLDDKRGISEAEVVRNLVLRPEPPGRPRNKKGNEKKKSNLELFKEELRQIQEERSERHKYKNVLRDRGLAVAEPVVDSIPDVGSYDTGDPNTTNLYLGNLNPKITEQQLMEIFGRYGPLASIKIMWPRSDEEKARGRNCGFVAFMSRKDGERALRNINGKEIMNYEMKLGWGKAVLIPPVPIYIPPALHNPTKPPPPSGLPFNAQPPKHLADKVPRLRPGEYFPSDPEDKTIYEQILSQSIVKVVIPTERNILMLIHRMIEFVIREGPMFEAIIMNKEINNPFFTFLFENQSPAHVYYRWKLYSMLQGDPPKQWSPDDFRMFQGGSVWRPPVMNLYTAGMPDELVDEEDPKDNIRGTLSNNQRDRLEDIIRHLAPTRNSIGEAMAWCLEHAEAAGEVAQCLLESLSGEGTAPHKRIARLYLLSDILHNAGAKLTNASAFRNAFQQRLPEIMRHCHVAWANMTSRIQQEGFRTRVTRILQAWADWAVYPTDLLIHINDVFMGIRKGEREPVEPKEASDGEEEGSPRSTGSEGSWSESGGGPLDGAALRRLASQRMPAPVVEDIDGVPVEEDIDGVPLEAEGAGVERPAAGFIPSRWESVEPAQAHTDDEELTPTTPTAQNDSIESPQARTEERTLKRETLREIEVRVLKYADELETGARARRAALTPQQQIQHYRRKLIKKAIKEAKETSPGALSPGPVRDEDTHSTSSRKSKKSRDPSLSPPIHKRSRYSDRKSRSRSRSRDRDREAERSRERERERERERERERERERDRDRERDRRRRSPATPPHHRKHSKHAKYKY encoded by the exons atgagtAATCGTGGTTTAACGAAGAAAGAGCTTGAGGAGTTAAGGAAGAAGGAGGAAGAGGAGGCAGCAGCTCAT GTATTTAAAGAGTTTGTGGAGACATTCCAAGAAGTTCCAAGCAGCACCTCTAAAGTCTGGGTAAAAGCTGGCACCTATGATGCTGGAGCAAGGA aggaAGATACATCTGAAAGGGGTAAGCTATATAAACCTATATCAAGGCTTGATGATAAGAGAGGAATTTCTGAAGCAGAGGTTGTTAGGAATCTGGTTCTTAGACCAGAACCACCAGGTCGTCCTCGCAACAAAAAGGGAAATGAGAAGAAAAAAAGTAACTTGGAACTTTTCAAAGAAGAACTTAGGCA aattcaAGAAGAAAGATCAGAACGCCACAAATATAAGAATGTTCTTCGTGACCGAGGCTTAGCTGTTGCTGAACCTGTGGTTGATAGTATACCAGATGTAGGCTCATATGATACTGGAGATCCTAATACTACCAACTTATATTTAGGAAATCTAAATCCAAAG ATTACAGAGCAGCAGTTGATGGAGATATTTGGCCGGTATGGTCCACTCgctagtattaaaataatgtggCCTCGTTCTGATGAGGAGAAGGCTCGGGGGAGAAATTGTGGCTTTGTAGCGTTCATGTCCAGGAAGGATGGAGAAAGGGCGCTACGCAACATTAATG GCAAAGAGATAATGAACTACGAGATGAAGCTGGGTTGGGGTAAGGCAGTACTAATTCCGCCTGTGCCTATTTACATTCCGCCCGCCCTGCATAATCCCACTAAGCCTCCGCCGCCCTCGGGTCTGCCCTTCAACGCTCAGCCGCCCAAACACCTTGCTGATAAG GTCCCACGCCTTCGTCCAGGGGAATATTTTCCAAGTGATCCAGAAGATAAGACAATATATGAAcag ATTCTGTCACAGTCAATAGTTAAAGTGGTTATACCAACAGAAAg AAACATTTTAATGCTGATTCATCGAATGATTGAATTCGTGATTCGCGAGGGTCCGATGTTTGAAGCAATAATTATGAATAAGGAGATCAACAATCCGTTCTTCACATTTCTGTTTGAAAATCAGTCTCCTGCGCACGTTTATTATCGTTGGAAGTTATACTCTATGCTCCAAGGGGACCCGCCCAAACAGTGGTCGCCTGATGACTTTAGGATGTTTcaag GTGGTTCCGTGTGGCGTCCGCCGGTAATGAATCTCTACACAGCGGGTATGCCAGATGAGCTGGTGGATGAAGAAGACCCCAAAGACAATATACGAGGGACCCTTTCCAATAA CCAACGCGATCGTCTTGAAGACATAATCCGTCACCTAGCTCCAACTCGAAATAGTATAGGAGAGGCGATGGCATGGTGTCTGGAACACGCTGAAGCTGCTGGGGAAGTCGCTCAATGTCTTCTGGAATCCCTTTCGGGGGAGGGCACGGCTCCGCATAAGAGAATAGCGCGACTATACTTGCTTTCCGATATTTTGCATAATGCAGGTGCTAAGCTCACGAATGCTAGCGCTTTTAGGAATGC tttCCAACAACGTTTACCAGAAATAATGCGTCACTGCCACGTGGCGTGGGCTAATATGACGTCACGCATTCAGCAGGAAGGCTTTCGCACCCGAGTCACGCGGATATTACAAGCCTGGGCCGATTGGGCTGTTTACCCTACGGACTTGTTGATTCATATTAACGATGTATTTATGGGAATTAGGAAG GGCGAAAGAGAACCGGTTGAACCTAAAGAAGCATCAGATGGGGAAGAGGAAGGGTCTCCGAGGTCCACAGGCTCTGAAGGATCGTGGAGTGAGAGTGGGGGAGGgccactagatggcgctgcCTTGAGGAGACTTGCCTCACAACGAATGCCTGCGCCTGTGGTTGAAGATATTGATGGCGTGCCTG TTGAAGAAGACATAGATGGAGTCCCATTAGAAGCAGAAGGCGCGGGCGTGGAGCGGCCTGCAGCAGGGTTCATTCCATCGAGATGGGAAAGTGTTGAACCTGCGCAGGCGCACACTGACGACGAGGAACTTACACCTACCACGCCTACCGCGCAGAATGATAg tatCGAATCTCCACAAGCACGTACAGAAGAACGTACCCTTAAGCGAGAAACGCTTCGGGAGATCGAAGTGCGCGTGTTGAAGTACGCGGACGAGTTGGAGACCGGCGCACGCGCACGGCGAGCGGCACTTACGCCGCAACAGCAGATACAGCATTACAGGCGGAAACTTATTAAGAAG GCAATCAAAGAGGCGAAGGAAACGTCACCTGGCGCGCTGTCCCCTGGCCCAGTGCGGGACGAAGACACTCACTCCACCAGTTCAAGGAAGTCAAAGAAATCTCGGGACCCATCACTATCACCACCAATACATAAGCGATCTAGATATTC AGACCGCAAATCAAGATCGCGTTCCCGTTCACGCGATCGCGATAGAGAGGCGGAACGTTCGCGGGAAAGGGAACGAGAGCGAGAAAGGGAGAGGGAGAGAGAACGCGAGAGGGAAAGGGACAGAGATAGAGAGCGGGACAGAAGACGCCGATCGCCGGCCACACCCCCTCATCATCGGAAGCACTCGAAACacgcaaaatataaatactga
- the LOC125059958 gene encoding beta-arrestin-1 isoform X2, translating to MDDGGSNKQRQATRVFKKSSPNGKITVYLGKRDFVDHITHVDPIDGVVLIDPEYVKDRKVFGHVLAAFRYGREDLDVLGLTFRKDLYLAAEQIYPQTNVQKRPLTRLQERLVRKLGPSAHPFYFELPPHCPASVTLQPAPGDTGKPCGVDYELKAFVADSQDDKPHKRNSVRLAIRKIMYAPSKQGEQPSVEVSKEFMMSPNKMYLEASLDKELYHHGENIAVNVHIANNSNRSVKRIKVSVRQFADICLFSTAQYKCTVAEAESEQHKTRIEFPLNGLFRRNKKFKSVEGCPVGPGFTLSKVFTLTPLLANNKDKWGLALDGQLKHEDTNLASSTLIADPAQRENLGIIVQYKVKVKLCLGPLGGDLSAELPFILMHPKPDEEPPRLLPDPTPADHDLIQLDPQPNENGQDQDDDIIFEDFARLRLKGADADA from the exons ATGGACGACGGGGGCAGCAATAAGCAGCGGCAAGCGACACGAGTCTTCAAGAAGAGTTCGCCTAATGGAAAG atcACAGTATATTTAGGGAAAAGAGACTTCGTTGATCACATCACACATGTCGACCCAATTG ATGGAGTGGTCCTAATCGACCCTGAGTACGTGAAGGATAGGAAGGTGTTTGGTCACGTGCTGGCGGCGTTCCGGTACGGTAGGGAGGACCTTGACGTGCTAGGTCTCACCTTCAGGAAGGATCTTTACTTAGCTGCTGAACAG ATCTACCCACAGACGAACGTACAAAAGCGTCCATTAACGCGACTACAAGAACGTTTAGTACGCAAGCTGGGTCCGTCTGCACATCCCTTCTACTTCGAGCTACCTCCTCACTGTCCAGCCTCTGTGACTCTTCAACCAGCTCCTGGGGATACGGGCAAGCCATGTGGGGTAGATTATGAGTTGAAGGCTTTCGTCGCTGACTCACAGGATGATAAGCCACATAAAAG AAATTCAGTGCGGTTGGCAATTAGAAAGATAATGTATGCGCCGAGTAAGCAAGGAGAGCAGCCGTCCGTCGAGGTTTCTAAGGAATTTATGATGAGCCCGAACAAAATGTACCTAGAAGCTTCATTAGACAAG GAGTTATATCACCACGGCGAGAATATAGCAGTGAACGTGCACATAGCGAACAACTCGAATCGATCGGTGAAACGGATCAAGGTGTCTGTGCGTCAGTTTGCGGACATTTGTCTTTTCTCCACTGCGCAGTATAAGTGCACTGTGGCTGAAGCCGAGAGCGA GCAACACAAGACGCGCATAGAATTTCCATTAAATGGACTTTTCCGTAGgaataagaaatttaaatctgT AGAGGGCTGTCCAGTGGGACCAGGGTTTACGCTGAGCAAGGTCTTCACGTTGACTCCACTCCTGGCAAATAACAAGGATAAATGGGGTCTAGCGCTTGATGGACAGTTGAAGCACGAGGACACTAACCTTGCTTCCAGTACGCT AATAGCGGATCCCGCACAACGCGAAAATCTCGGTATTATTGTACAGTACAAAGTAAAAGTTAAACTCTGCTTGGGGCCACTTGGAGG GGACCTTAGCGCAGAGCTACCCTTCATCCTGATGCATCCGAAGCCCGATGAGGAGCCTCCCCGTTTACTTCCAGATCCCACTCCGGCTGATCATGATCTTATTCAGCTTGACCCTCAACC AAATGAAAACGGCCAAGATCAAGACGACGATATAATTTTCGAAGACTTCGCTCGACTCAGGCTGAAAGGGGCAGACGCCGATGCCTGA
- the LOC125059958 gene encoding beta-arrestin-1 isoform X1, with protein MHIKKLTRKSGGRGTIMDDGGSNKQRQATRVFKKSSPNGKITVYLGKRDFVDHITHVDPIDGVVLIDPEYVKDRKVFGHVLAAFRYGREDLDVLGLTFRKDLYLAAEQIYPQTNVQKRPLTRLQERLVRKLGPSAHPFYFELPPHCPASVTLQPAPGDTGKPCGVDYELKAFVADSQDDKPHKRNSVRLAIRKIMYAPSKQGEQPSVEVSKEFMMSPNKMYLEASLDKELYHHGENIAVNVHIANNSNRSVKRIKVSVRQFADICLFSTAQYKCTVAEAESEQHKTRIEFPLNGLFRRNKKFKSVEGCPVGPGFTLSKVFTLTPLLANNKDKWGLALDGQLKHEDTNLASSTLIADPAQRENLGIIVQYKVKVKLCLGPLGGDLSAELPFILMHPKPDEEPPRLLPDPTPADHDLIQLDPQPNENGQDQDDDIIFEDFARLRLKGADADA; from the exons ATGCATATCAAAAAGTTGACTAGG AAGAGTGGCGGGCGCGGCACAATAATGGACGACGGGGGCAGCAATAAGCAGCGGCAAGCGACACGAGTCTTCAAGAAGAGTTCGCCTAATGGAAAG atcACAGTATATTTAGGGAAAAGAGACTTCGTTGATCACATCACACATGTCGACCCAATTG ATGGAGTGGTCCTAATCGACCCTGAGTACGTGAAGGATAGGAAGGTGTTTGGTCACGTGCTGGCGGCGTTCCGGTACGGTAGGGAGGACCTTGACGTGCTAGGTCTCACCTTCAGGAAGGATCTTTACTTAGCTGCTGAACAG ATCTACCCACAGACGAACGTACAAAAGCGTCCATTAACGCGACTACAAGAACGTTTAGTACGCAAGCTGGGTCCGTCTGCACATCCCTTCTACTTCGAGCTACCTCCTCACTGTCCAGCCTCTGTGACTCTTCAACCAGCTCCTGGGGATACGGGCAAGCCATGTGGGGTAGATTATGAGTTGAAGGCTTTCGTCGCTGACTCACAGGATGATAAGCCACATAAAAG AAATTCAGTGCGGTTGGCAATTAGAAAGATAATGTATGCGCCGAGTAAGCAAGGAGAGCAGCCGTCCGTCGAGGTTTCTAAGGAATTTATGATGAGCCCGAACAAAATGTACCTAGAAGCTTCATTAGACAAG GAGTTATATCACCACGGCGAGAATATAGCAGTGAACGTGCACATAGCGAACAACTCGAATCGATCGGTGAAACGGATCAAGGTGTCTGTGCGTCAGTTTGCGGACATTTGTCTTTTCTCCACTGCGCAGTATAAGTGCACTGTGGCTGAAGCCGAGAGCGA GCAACACAAGACGCGCATAGAATTTCCATTAAATGGACTTTTCCGTAGgaataagaaatttaaatctgT AGAGGGCTGTCCAGTGGGACCAGGGTTTACGCTGAGCAAGGTCTTCACGTTGACTCCACTCCTGGCAAATAACAAGGATAAATGGGGTCTAGCGCTTGATGGACAGTTGAAGCACGAGGACACTAACCTTGCTTCCAGTACGCT AATAGCGGATCCCGCACAACGCGAAAATCTCGGTATTATTGTACAGTACAAAGTAAAAGTTAAACTCTGCTTGGGGCCACTTGGAGG GGACCTTAGCGCAGAGCTACCCTTCATCCTGATGCATCCGAAGCCCGATGAGGAGCCTCCCCGTTTACTTCCAGATCCCACTCCGGCTGATCATGATCTTATTCAGCTTGACCCTCAACC AAATGAAAACGGCCAAGATCAAGACGACGATATAATTTTCGAAGACTTCGCTCGACTCAGGCTGAAAGGGGCAGACGCCGATGCCTGA
- the LOC125059958 gene encoding beta-arrestin-1 isoform X3, with product MHIKKLTRKSGGRGTIMDDGGSNKQRQATRVFKKSSPNGKITVYLGKRDFVDHITHVDPIDGVVLIDPEYVKDRKVFGHVLAAFRYGREDLDVLGLTFRKDLYLAAEQIYPQTNVQKRPLTRLQERLVRKLGPSAHPFYFELPPHCPASVTLQPAPGDTGKPCGVDYELKAFVADSQDDKPHKRNSVRLAIRKIMYAPSKQGEQPSVEVSKEFMMSPNKMYLEASLDKELYHHGENIAVNVHIANNSNRSVKRIKVSVRQFADICLFSTAQYKCTVAEAESEEGCPVGPGFTLSKVFTLTPLLANNKDKWGLALDGQLKHEDTNLASSTLIADPAQRENLGIIVQYKVKVKLCLGPLGGDLSAELPFILMHPKPDEEPPRLLPDPTPADHDLIQLDPQPNENGQDQDDDIIFEDFARLRLKGADADA from the exons ATGCATATCAAAAAGTTGACTAGG AAGAGTGGCGGGCGCGGCACAATAATGGACGACGGGGGCAGCAATAAGCAGCGGCAAGCGACACGAGTCTTCAAGAAGAGTTCGCCTAATGGAAAG atcACAGTATATTTAGGGAAAAGAGACTTCGTTGATCACATCACACATGTCGACCCAATTG ATGGAGTGGTCCTAATCGACCCTGAGTACGTGAAGGATAGGAAGGTGTTTGGTCACGTGCTGGCGGCGTTCCGGTACGGTAGGGAGGACCTTGACGTGCTAGGTCTCACCTTCAGGAAGGATCTTTACTTAGCTGCTGAACAG ATCTACCCACAGACGAACGTACAAAAGCGTCCATTAACGCGACTACAAGAACGTTTAGTACGCAAGCTGGGTCCGTCTGCACATCCCTTCTACTTCGAGCTACCTCCTCACTGTCCAGCCTCTGTGACTCTTCAACCAGCTCCTGGGGATACGGGCAAGCCATGTGGGGTAGATTATGAGTTGAAGGCTTTCGTCGCTGACTCACAGGATGATAAGCCACATAAAAG AAATTCAGTGCGGTTGGCAATTAGAAAGATAATGTATGCGCCGAGTAAGCAAGGAGAGCAGCCGTCCGTCGAGGTTTCTAAGGAATTTATGATGAGCCCGAACAAAATGTACCTAGAAGCTTCATTAGACAAG GAGTTATATCACCACGGCGAGAATATAGCAGTGAACGTGCACATAGCGAACAACTCGAATCGATCGGTGAAACGGATCAAGGTGTCTGTGCGTCAGTTTGCGGACATTTGTCTTTTCTCCACTGCGCAGTATAAGTGCACTGTGGCTGAAGCCGAGAGCGA AGAGGGCTGTCCAGTGGGACCAGGGTTTACGCTGAGCAAGGTCTTCACGTTGACTCCACTCCTGGCAAATAACAAGGATAAATGGGGTCTAGCGCTTGATGGACAGTTGAAGCACGAGGACACTAACCTTGCTTCCAGTACGCT AATAGCGGATCCCGCACAACGCGAAAATCTCGGTATTATTGTACAGTACAAAGTAAAAGTTAAACTCTGCTTGGGGCCACTTGGAGG GGACCTTAGCGCAGAGCTACCCTTCATCCTGATGCATCCGAAGCCCGATGAGGAGCCTCCCCGTTTACTTCCAGATCCCACTCCGGCTGATCATGATCTTATTCAGCTTGACCCTCAACC AAATGAAAACGGCCAAGATCAAGACGACGATATAATTTTCGAAGACTTCGCTCGACTCAGGCTGAAAGGGGCAGACGCCGATGCCTGA